The following coding sequences are from one Leptospira mayottensis 200901116 window:
- a CDS encoding IS5 family transposase (programmed frameshift), with translation MDKYYSEIPDALWEKIAPLIPKEKPNLQGGRNRVPSRIVMAGIIYRMKTGCQWRAIPNEFGSGQTCHRRFQEWERAGVFKKIYKSILKYYDVKNQIAWDWASMDSAMVKAPKGGVLTGKNPTDRAKLGVKRHILTDGNGIPLAITLTGANVHDKHGVKDTLNSILIFSGKRRKKPKHLCLDKGYDFQDIEVLIKRRNIQSHIRKKGEKPLIGKYNGKSRRWVVERTNSWHNRFRAILIRWERKSENYLEGVVSIV, from the exons ATGGACAAATATTATTCAGAAATCCCCGATGCGCTTTGGGAAAAAATAGCACCATTGATTCCTAAAGAAAAGCCCAATCTTCAAGGAGGTCGCAATCGTGTTCCTTCAAGAATAGTAATGGCAGGTATCATCTATCGAATGAAAACAGGCTGTCAGTGGCGTGCAATTCCCAATGAGTTTGGATCTGGTCAAACTTGTCACAGAAGATTTCAAGAATGGGAACGGGCAGGAGTATTCAAAAAGATCTATAAATCTATTTTAAAATATTATGATGTAAAGAATCAGATAGCATGGGACTGGGCTTCGATGGATTCGGCAATGGTTAAAGCTCCCAAAGGGGGAGTTT TAACCGGGAAAAATCCTACAGACCGTGCCAAATTAGGGGTTAAACGGCATATCCTTACGGATGGAAATGGAATTCCTTTGGCAATTACGTTGACTGGAGCTAACGTTCATGACAAACACGGTGTAAAAGATACGTTGAATTCAATCCTAATATTTTCCGGAAAAAGAAGAAAAAAGCCAAAACATCTTTGTTTAGATAAAGGTTATGACTTCCAAGATATAGAAGTTTTAATCAAAAGAAGAAACATTCAATCTCATATTCGGAAAAAAGGTGAAAAGCCTCTCATCGGTAAATACAATGGAAAATCTAGACGATGGGTCGTTGAAAGAACTAACAGTTGGCACAATCGATTCAGAGCTATCCTAATTCGTTGGGAAAGAAAATCTGAAAATTATCTTGAGGGTGTCGTGTCGATTGTGTAA
- a CDS encoding acyl-CoA dehydrogenase family protein, with amino-acid sequence MIQNNYFSDNQDIQNHFEHILPWTEIILDYENEFPDPSDGGPANPSETKEYYKTLLNTVGDLAGNILSPHVAKLDREGLKFKDGKVEFPPKMIELVSKVVEAGVQAYGFSRKYGGLGIPWTVKSFISEIFYRVDTSLAIAIGCVNLAEILEHHAAREMKEEWIPKFAAGKFVCAMGLTEPDHGSDLSNLRTKATKDKYGNWVLNGTKRFITHGCGFGDIPAILLTLARSGKTNSGARGLSLFLVQSKDVQIAGIERKLGLHCSPTCEVVFENSPGLLIGEEGLGLIKYTMGMLNGARMGIAQQSTGLATAAYYEALKYTKERIQFGKPLIEIPAVKKIIDRIERETYAMRCLTLEGSRVMDRYYWRMFRLEKQGATEKEAKNDIIVHYWEKIANVLTPISKFYCSETCLKVVSDALQIHGGSGYTEDYDISRIYRDARITTIYDGTSQIQINACIGGITSGLTHSFGEYISELVNKSDFPLTHKLFHEFQELVSLYKNFSKKENKDLYAEEIVFTCSRLLAGILLELSCRRLPEERKQARLKHTKDYHLDTLFFLEGNLAKLKEANRVPI; translated from the coding sequence ATGATTCAAAACAATTACTTTTCGGATAACCAAGATATCCAGAATCATTTTGAGCACATTCTTCCCTGGACTGAAATCATACTTGATTACGAAAACGAATTTCCCGACCCTTCTGACGGAGGACCGGCAAATCCATCCGAAACAAAAGAATATTATAAAACTCTTTTAAACACCGTAGGGGATTTAGCCGGAAATATTCTTTCTCCGCATGTAGCGAAACTCGACAGAGAAGGATTAAAATTCAAAGATGGTAAAGTCGAATTTCCGCCGAAGATGATCGAACTGGTTTCCAAAGTCGTAGAAGCCGGAGTTCAAGCTTACGGATTTTCGAGAAAATACGGCGGACTTGGTATACCTTGGACTGTGAAATCTTTTATTTCCGAAATTTTTTACAGAGTAGATACATCACTCGCCATTGCCATTGGATGTGTAAATCTCGCCGAAATTTTGGAACACCATGCGGCTCGGGAAATGAAAGAGGAATGGATTCCGAAATTTGCCGCCGGAAAATTTGTCTGTGCAATGGGACTCACCGAGCCCGATCACGGTTCTGATCTTTCTAATCTTAGAACCAAAGCCACGAAAGATAAGTATGGAAATTGGGTGTTGAATGGAACCAAACGGTTCATTACACATGGTTGTGGGTTCGGTGACATTCCTGCGATTTTATTGACCCTGGCACGTTCGGGAAAAACAAATTCCGGTGCAAGGGGACTTTCGCTTTTTCTCGTTCAAAGCAAGGATGTTCAAATTGCGGGAATTGAACGCAAACTAGGGCTTCATTGCTCTCCTACTTGCGAAGTAGTCTTCGAAAATTCTCCCGGACTCTTAATTGGTGAAGAAGGTCTCGGACTCATAAAATATACGATGGGAATGTTGAACGGAGCGAGAATGGGTATTGCACAACAATCCACCGGACTTGCAACCGCAGCATATTATGAAGCTCTAAAATACACAAAGGAAAGAATTCAATTTGGAAAACCTTTGATAGAAATTCCTGCAGTAAAAAAAATCATCGATCGAATCGAAAGGGAAACGTATGCGATGCGATGTCTGACTCTGGAAGGTTCTCGAGTGATGGATCGTTATTATTGGAGAATGTTTCGTCTTGAAAAACAAGGAGCTACCGAAAAAGAAGCAAAGAACGATATCATCGTGCACTATTGGGAAAAAATCGCAAATGTACTTACTCCGATCAGCAAATTTTATTGTTCCGAAACCTGTTTGAAAGTAGTCAGCGACGCACTTCAAATTCACGGAGGTTCTGGTTATACCGAAGACTATGATATCTCTAGAATTTATCGTGATGCAAGGATCACTACGATCTATGATGGGACCTCGCAAATTCAAATCAACGCGTGTATCGGGGGAATCACTTCCGGTTTGACTCATTCGTTCGGAGAATACATCTCCGAGCTTGTAAACAAATCGGATTTTCCTCTTACTCATAAATTGTTTCACGAATTTCAAGAGTTGGTATCCCTTTACAAAAATTTTTCAAAAAAAGAAAATAAGGACCTATACGCAGAAGAGATCGTTTTTACTTGTTCCAGACTTTTAGCGGGAATCTTACTCGAACTTTCCTGCAGAAGACTTCCGGAAGAGAGAAAACAAGCCCGACTCAAACACACGAAAGATTATCATCTTGATACTCTTTTCTTTCTGGAAGGTAATCTTGCAAAACTAAAAGAGGCAAACCGAGTTCCTATTTAA
- a CDS encoding IS110 family transposase yields the protein MKRKVYVGMDVHKETNRIANLTSNTKEIVKEQQIKHNEVQIKKFVNKLKSEWNEIHSCYEAGVTGYPLYRYLKSLGVNCILVAPGKIPRQSSDKIKTDKRDAIKLAKLLRSGELESIHVPSEEDEAVRDYLRSRDSLRLDLGRNRQRLMKFLLRKGITYSATKYWTVSHNKWLNNLQFNNEILQETFNDYYSRVRVQEENLKAMDKRIQEIAESEPYREKVGILRCFRGVDYLTAMFLLCEVCDFKRFKTAGSFMSFLGLVPGEYSSGSKRKQTGITKTGSPRLRRILTEAAWQHRFPGTGSKIVTARRSGQPALVVALAEKASLRLHKKFRNLQQRGKTPQVMITAVSRELSGFLWAAMNLVA from the coding sequence ATGAAAAGAAAAGTATATGTAGGAATGGATGTCCACAAAGAAACGAACAGAATTGCGAATTTAACGAGCAATACAAAGGAAATAGTAAAAGAACAGCAGATAAAACATAATGAGGTTCAGATCAAAAAGTTCGTCAATAAACTAAAATCAGAATGGAACGAGATACATAGTTGTTACGAGGCGGGAGTAACCGGTTATCCACTTTACAGATATCTAAAGTCTTTGGGAGTGAATTGTATCCTTGTAGCACCCGGAAAGATACCAAGACAAAGTTCGGATAAGATCAAAACGGATAAGAGAGACGCGATCAAGTTAGCAAAATTATTACGAAGTGGAGAATTAGAATCGATTCATGTACCGAGTGAAGAGGACGAAGCGGTAAGGGATTATCTAAGATCCCGTGACAGCCTTCGTTTGGATTTAGGAAGGAATCGTCAGAGGTTGATGAAATTCTTATTAAGAAAGGGTATAACTTACTCAGCAACAAAGTATTGGACAGTCAGTCATAACAAATGGTTGAACAATCTACAGTTTAACAATGAGATCCTTCAAGAGACGTTTAACGACTATTATAGTCGAGTAAGAGTTCAAGAAGAGAATTTAAAAGCGATGGATAAGAGGATACAAGAGATAGCGGAAAGTGAACCGTATCGAGAGAAAGTAGGAATATTAAGATGTTTCCGAGGAGTGGATTATTTAACCGCAATGTTTTTACTTTGTGAGGTTTGTGACTTCAAACGATTCAAAACAGCCGGTTCGTTCATGAGTTTTTTAGGACTTGTTCCGGGAGAATATTCCAGCGGTTCCAAAAGAAAACAAACAGGGATAACAAAAACTGGAAGTCCCAGACTTCGAAGAATATTGACAGAAGCAGCTTGGCAACATCGTTTCCCTGGAACAGGAAGTAAAATTGTAACCGCACGTAGATCGGGACAACCTGCGTTAGTTGTTGCTTTGGCGGAAAAAGCATCTCTCAGATTACACAAGAAGTTTCGTAATCTACAGCAAAGAGGAAAAACTCCTCAGGTAATGATAACGGCAGTTTCAAGAGAGTTATCCGGATTTCTTTGGGCGGCGATGAATCTGGTTGCATAG
- a CDS encoding outer membrane beta-barrel protein translates to MFPKEKTKANGLSSFLKRKNAILIYFLWTTFYVAPLYSQEKNSDSSKQPETKTQISIQTQPQFSEEVPKKEIEEQKINKYQPTFGFFIDSYYAHNPYRSNSRDNRYLTQPARWDEGNINLAYVDGKIETDQYRGRVAFQFGNSVNANYKNEVSSEKNSNELSVRNIQEAYAGIKLAKNLWLDGGVYFGNIGLENWISQNNWNYSRALALDYVPYYSSGFRLSYQYSDKLSFQFHLMNGWSNITETNRDKAIGTQIDYKVTDKFKITHNTFFGNEAPDNQSRQTIYYNNLIFKYNFTKYIIVAGSGDIGIQRVPDSGVQAYRQWYHGTFWITLRPVEKFRTSLRLERMFDPEQTIIRTGTKNGFLTSGATITFDYIPNESAMIRLEGRYFRSYDAVFDRDRSKSKEEKFIVFAISLKI, encoded by the coding sequence ATGTTTCCGAAAGAAAAAACAAAAGCGAATGGCCTGAGTTCGTTTTTAAAACGCAAAAACGCCATATTGATTTATTTTTTATGGACAACTTTTTATGTTGCACCGTTGTATTCTCAAGAAAAAAATTCAGATTCTTCTAAACAACCGGAAACAAAAACGCAAATTTCAATACAAACCCAACCCCAATTCTCAGAAGAAGTCCCTAAAAAGGAAATCGAAGAACAGAAGATAAACAAATATCAGCCCACGTTCGGTTTTTTTATAGATTCGTATTATGCACACAATCCGTATCGTTCCAATTCGAGGGACAATCGATATCTCACTCAACCGGCGCGTTGGGATGAAGGTAATATCAATCTCGCTTATGTAGACGGGAAAATCGAAACGGACCAATACCGGGGCAGGGTCGCTTTCCAATTTGGAAATTCCGTAAACGCGAATTACAAAAACGAAGTCAGTTCGGAAAAAAATTCTAATGAACTTTCCGTAAGAAACATACAAGAAGCGTACGCCGGAATCAAACTCGCAAAAAATCTCTGGCTCGATGGAGGAGTTTATTTCGGAAATATAGGACTTGAAAATTGGATTTCTCAGAATAATTGGAACTATTCAAGGGCACTCGCTCTGGATTACGTGCCTTATTATTCGAGCGGTTTCAGACTTTCTTATCAATATTCGGATAAATTATCCTTTCAATTCCATTTGATGAACGGTTGGTCGAATATCACCGAAACAAATCGGGATAAAGCGATCGGAACTCAAATCGATTATAAAGTTACGGATAAGTTCAAGATCACACACAACACCTTTTTCGGAAACGAGGCTCCCGATAATCAATCTAGACAAACAATATATTATAATAATTTAATATTCAAATATAATTTCACAAAATACATCATCGTGGCAGGATCGGGTGACATTGGAATCCAAAGGGTACCCGATTCGGGCGTTCAAGCTTATAGACAATGGTATCACGGAACGTTTTGGATAACTCTGAGGCCAGTCGAGAAATTCAGAACTTCTTTGCGCTTAGAAAGGATGTTTGACCCGGAGCAGACGATTATTCGAACCGGTACGAAAAACGGATTTTTAACTTCGGGTGCCACAATCACATTCGATTATATTCCAAACGAAAGCGCAATGATTCGGCTAGAAGGACGTTATTTTCGTTCCTATGATGCTGTTTTTGATCGTGATCGGTCCAAATCCAAAGAGGAAAAGTTTATCGTTTTTGCGATTTCCCTGAAAATCTAA
- the msrA gene encoding peptide-methionine (S)-S-oxide reductase MsrA, with product MEQATLGGGCFWCLEAVYQMVEGIESVVSGYAAGQTKNPDYRSVCSGTTGHAEVVQITFDSKIISYFEILEIFWISHDPTTLNRQGNDAGTQYRSIILYHSPEQKKQAEQSIQKAGEHFSDPIVTQVEALEEFYPAENYHQNYFRTNPKQTYCHYVIKPKIDKYLKTGFKVRKEGS from the coding sequence ATGGAACAGGCAACATTAGGTGGCGGTTGTTTTTGGTGTCTCGAAGCTGTGTATCAAATGGTGGAAGGGATAGAATCCGTCGTGTCTGGATACGCGGCCGGACAGACGAAAAATCCGGATTACCGCTCCGTATGTTCGGGAACGACGGGACACGCAGAAGTGGTTCAAATCACTTTCGATTCGAAGATTATTAGTTATTTTGAAATTCTCGAAATTTTTTGGATCTCTCACGATCCCACTACGTTAAACCGACAAGGAAACGACGCGGGAACTCAGTATCGATCCATCATACTTTATCATTCTCCCGAACAGAAAAAACAAGCGGAACAATCTATACAAAAAGCCGGAGAACATTTTTCGGATCCGATCGTAACTCAGGTGGAAGCATTGGAAGAATTTTATCCTGCCGAAAATTACCATCAAAATTACTTCAGAACGAATCCAAAACAGACTTATTGTCATTATGTGATCAAACCAAAAATCGATAAATATCTCAAAACGGGTTTCAAAGTTAGGAAAGAAGGTTCCTAG
- a CDS encoding alpha/beta fold hydrolase has translation MNATIRRIFLILLLGTFLSQCKASIQLQGEIHHPKTEDGWDLTLEHFPPAPGSPSKKYPVILCHGLIANRTYMKINEKSSIVGRLQKEGYDVWLLDLRGRRDAGYPSLFFGDKTFSYSMDDYIRYDVDTAIKHVLNSTGKDKVNWVGHSLGGTIIYSRIGSFSEKRIVNLVAIGSSAILDSPSFALKSWVSLSWLANLLPVVPAETWIGIEGATGIPFLPQEFLEELFWHEPNIDSSILSGVKTTSINPGTKKEVFQFQDLVENGELRSLDRKISYSNGLKNIKIPTLLIAGRRDKIGTAYSLRYAYDTISSEDKTLFIVSRANNHSEDYGHMDLIVGKNADKDVFVPLVVWLNKRN, from the coding sequence ATGAACGCTACTATACGAAGGATTTTTCTGATTCTCCTCCTGGGAACGTTCCTTTCCCAATGTAAGGCAAGTATACAACTTCAAGGTGAAATTCATCATCCCAAAACCGAAGACGGTTGGGATCTGACGTTGGAACATTTTCCACCAGCACCTGGTTCCCCTTCCAAAAAATATCCTGTTATACTATGCCACGGATTAATAGCCAATAGAACTTATATGAAGATCAATGAGAAAAGCTCCATCGTCGGAAGACTTCAAAAAGAAGGTTATGACGTTTGGCTGTTGGATTTAAGAGGGAGAAGGGATGCAGGTTATCCTTCTTTGTTTTTCGGAGACAAAACTTTCTCCTATAGCATGGACGACTATATTCGGTACGACGTGGATACAGCCATTAAACACGTGTTAAATTCTACTGGAAAGGATAAAGTCAATTGGGTCGGTCATAGTTTGGGCGGTACGATCATCTATTCGAGAATTGGGAGCTTTAGTGAAAAAAGAATCGTAAATCTTGTTGCAATCGGTTCTTCCGCAATTCTCGATTCTCCGAGTTTTGCCCTTAAAAGTTGGGTTTCTCTTTCTTGGCTAGCAAACCTTTTGCCAGTCGTTCCCGCCGAAACCTGGATTGGAATCGAAGGAGCAACGGGGATTCCGTTTCTACCCCAAGAATTTCTCGAAGAACTTTTTTGGCACGAACCCAATATTGATTCTTCGATTCTTTCGGGAGTAAAAACGACTTCGATCAATCCAGGAACAAAGAAGGAAGTCTTTCAGTTTCAAGATCTTGTAGAAAACGGAGAACTCCGAAGTTTGGATCGTAAAATTTCCTACTCAAACGGACTTAAGAATATTAAAATTCCTACTTTGTTGATTGCGGGAAGAAGAGACAAGATCGGAACGGCCTATTCTCTTCGTTACGCATATGATACAATTTCCTCCGAAGATAAAACCCTTTTTATCGTATCCAGAGCGAACAATCATTCCGAAGATTATGGTCATATGGATTTGATCGTCGGAAAGAATGCCGATAAAGATGTCTTTGTTCCTCTTGTAGTTTGGTTGAATAAGAGAAACTAA
- a CDS encoding alpha/beta hydrolase, with amino-acid sequence MKPTNMKLAVIVFFVAAFVSCTRYVVITEQKFTSQTANIGPNVFLTTFSYENSPYPPVLLVDPVFINKKVLYLGDKSGLIGVLNGNGFSVWLLHFEDYKSVNLKETGENLIPDVIAKIQKVTGQKEYILGGVSLGGQAILHSFKAKKIPDISKAFFLGTGMDYKYNDSFIEQMKAEKRFGTDLSVSCKNKDSFCKRFISFDEDDPTILFVYQNLFNYLPTLEENPKTWEPFESTSFPSLFIGGRIDNVSPTESIHPTYKRKKGKKEYWEVGRDNGTSIDYDHLGLFAYKDAPSDIYQRIANWLKEKEITKTTSSPADP; translated from the coding sequence ATGAAACCTACGAACATGAAATTGGCAGTAATCGTATTTTTTGTGGCCGCATTTGTAAGCTGTACACGTTATGTGGTCATTACGGAACAGAAATTCACTTCACAAACCGCGAACATAGGGCCAAATGTATTCCTAACCACCTTTTCCTACGAAAATTCTCCCTATCCTCCAGTCCTTCTCGTAGACCCGGTCTTTATCAACAAAAAGGTTTTGTATCTAGGGGATAAATCTGGATTAATCGGAGTTTTAAACGGAAACGGCTTTTCGGTTTGGCTGTTGCACTTTGAAGATTACAAATCCGTAAATCTCAAGGAAACGGGGGAAAATCTAATTCCAGACGTTATCGCAAAAATTCAAAAAGTCACCGGTCAAAAGGAATACATTCTCGGCGGTGTTTCCTTGGGAGGACAAGCGATACTACATTCTTTCAAAGCCAAAAAGATACCGGATATTTCTAAAGCGTTTTTTCTTGGAACTGGAATGGACTATAAATACAACGATAGTTTTATCGAACAAATGAAGGCCGAAAAAAGATTCGGGACTGACTTAAGTGTTTCCTGCAAAAACAAGGATAGTTTCTGCAAACGATTTATCTCTTTCGACGAAGACGATCCTACGATTCTATTTGTATATCAGAATCTTTTTAATTACTTGCCTACTTTGGAGGAAAACCCGAAAACTTGGGAACCGTTTGAGTCTACGAGTTTCCCTTCCCTTTTTATCGGAGGAAGAATCGACAATGTATCTCCAACGGAAAGTATTCATCCGACTTATAAAAGAAAAAAAGGAAAAAAAGAGTATTGGGAAGTGGGAAGGGATAATGGGACGTCGATCGACTATGATCATTTAGGACTTTTCGCCTACAAAGACGCTCCTTCCGACATTTATCAAAGAATCGCCAATTGGTTAAAAGAAAAAGAAATCACTAAGACCACTTCCAGCCCAGCAGATCCATAA
- a CDS encoding uracil-DNA glycosylase: MSNEEKLRRLDLIQSEVFACKLCKLHTTRTRTVFGEGNPDSEVVFIGEGPGRQEDLTGRPFVGRAGELLTRIIEKGMKVPRESVYIANIVKCRPTVDMKFEKDRPPEDEETRACAPYLLRQLEIIQPKVIVTLGNPSTRFILNTKEGITKLRGTWGTFFGIPVMPTYHPSFVIRNGGENSPLKREVWEDIKKVMDLLGWKWS; this comes from the coding sequence ATGAGCAATGAAGAAAAACTAAGAAGACTCGACCTCATTCAATCTGAGGTATTTGCATGTAAGCTCTGCAAACTCCATACGACCCGCACTCGTACGGTTTTTGGAGAGGGGAATCCAGATTCGGAAGTGGTTTTCATCGGAGAGGGGCCCGGTAGACAAGAGGATCTCACCGGCCGTCCTTTTGTGGGCAGAGCCGGTGAACTACTTACAAGAATCATAGAAAAGGGAATGAAAGTTCCGAGAGAATCGGTTTACATCGCGAACATTGTGAAGTGTAGACCGACCGTTGACATGAAGTTCGAAAAGGACAGACCTCCCGAAGACGAGGAAACCAGAGCCTGTGCCCCGTATCTTCTGAGACAACTTGAAATCATTCAACCGAAAGTGATCGTAACACTCGGAAATCCTTCCACAAGATTTATCTTAAATACAAAAGAGGGAATTACGAAACTCAGAGGGACCTGGGGAACTTTTTTCGGAATTCCTGTGATGCCTACGTATCATCCTAGTTTTGTGATTCGTAACGGCGGAGAGAACAGTCCTCTCAAACGCGAGGTCTGGGAGGACATCAAGAAGGTTATGGATCTGCTGGGCTGGAAGTGGTCTTAG
- a CDS encoding penicillin acylase family protein, with amino-acid sequence MKNIIHTILSFWNRMPTWIRRFLVTFLVLIVFVKIVFLFLIFWKAPRLSGELAVPGLTKPVSVVRDSYGVPHIRSDDSSSAYFALGYVSASDRLFQMEILRRAARGELSEVLGAELVPTDTFLRQVLLKRTAEKMLRESVKGNPQILKELDSFLEGINYFLKTESLPIEFTILGYQPKPFDRLDVLSALSLLSFSFAEALRSDSLYSILERKLPNRNVSELFPRHDTEDPFSIRENQPSYSPKRLTETRKNFFLLAKKSKFTKSNELSDFGSVIQKTNQILEELPLFLGSNSWVIGPSRSTTGGAILANDPHIGYSNPGTWYEVHLMAGNYETYGYHLPIFPFPIIAHNAKKAWALTMLENDDMDFYEEILHPTKPNFVKEKGSWVPVQVFKELIPVKGEEAREITIQVTSHGPILSKPIAGYTGPVVSLYWIFHHLPVSLLETIYSLGHCSSLQECFDVVSVLPAPGLNVSYADAKGNIAWWSVGRFPIRKNKTNTRKILNGASGEDEVIGYLPFTQNPKLINPPEGIILTANHLPTYELKGYGKPEGYWQESDRGRRIYELLSGKKNWSVDDMKKIQTDIHSFSARTMVPLISLELELDKNWSGVFREALDVYRKFDGENTLDSPGATIFHTLNQFVMLNLWMDEFGESNLQVFGHTAERWNSYKSILANPKSDFWDDLSTQDLQETRRDILIRSFAQTVRYLSKELGGSPSSWKWKKAHEITFEHPMGKVPLLGLIFNQGPFPVASGEAVINLMNQKEINPKMTPRVGPSKRRIIDLVNPENSWSVLPTGNSGNLGSPFYGDQIQMFLNGEHRAIRFTQSQIEKDSKYVLKFVPQ; translated from the coding sequence ATGAAAAACATCATCCACACAATATTAAGTTTTTGGAATCGTATGCCGACTTGGATCCGCCGATTCTTAGTTACGTTTCTTGTTCTCATCGTTTTTGTAAAAATAGTCTTTTTATTTTTGATTTTTTGGAAAGCCCCTCGTTTGTCGGGAGAGTTGGCGGTCCCCGGACTTACAAAACCAGTTTCTGTCGTCCGAGATTCTTACGGAGTTCCTCATATTCGATCCGACGATTCTTCCTCCGCCTATTTCGCGTTAGGTTATGTAAGCGCAAGTGATCGTTTGTTTCAAATGGAAATCCTAAGAAGAGCGGCCAGGGGCGAATTATCTGAAGTTTTAGGGGCTGAATTAGTTCCAACCGATACTTTTTTAAGGCAGGTACTATTAAAGAGAACTGCGGAAAAGATGTTACGGGAATCCGTAAAAGGAAACCCTCAAATTTTGAAAGAATTGGATTCTTTTTTGGAAGGAATCAATTACTTTTTAAAAACGGAATCACTTCCGATTGAGTTTACGATTCTGGGATATCAACCCAAACCCTTCGATCGGCTCGACGTACTGAGTGCTCTTTCTTTATTATCTTTTTCTTTTGCGGAGGCTTTGCGAAGTGATTCTCTTTACTCCATTTTAGAAAGAAAACTTCCGAATCGAAACGTAAGCGAGCTATTTCCAAGACACGATACCGAAGATCCATTTTCGATTCGAGAGAATCAACCTTCCTATTCCCCTAAAAGATTAACCGAAACTCGAAAAAATTTTTTCCTCTTAGCAAAAAAATCCAAATTCACAAAATCGAACGAACTTTCTGACTTCGGTTCCGTAATCCAAAAAACGAATCAGATCCTAGAGGAACTTCCTTTGTTTTTGGGAAGCAACTCTTGGGTAATTGGTCCTTCTCGATCAACGACCGGCGGTGCAATTTTAGCAAACGATCCGCATATCGGTTACAGTAATCCCGGAACTTGGTATGAAGTTCATTTAATGGCGGGAAATTACGAAACGTACGGATATCACCTTCCTATCTTTCCTTTTCCAATAATCGCGCATAACGCAAAAAAAGCTTGGGCATTGACTATGTTGGAAAATGACGACATGGATTTTTATGAGGAGATCCTACATCCGACAAAACCAAATTTCGTAAAAGAAAAAGGAAGTTGGGTTCCGGTTCAAGTTTTTAAGGAATTGATTCCCGTCAAAGGAGAAGAAGCACGTGAAATTACGATCCAAGTAACCTCTCACGGTCCGATCCTCTCCAAACCGATAGCGGGATATACGGGACCGGTTGTTTCTCTCTATTGGATCTTTCATCATCTTCCTGTTTCACTTTTGGAAACAATTTATTCCCTTGGGCATTGTTCTTCTTTGCAAGAGTGTTTCGATGTTGTTTCCGTTTTACCGGCGCCCGGCTTGAATGTCTCGTATGCGGATGCAAAGGGTAACATAGCTTGGTGGAGTGTTGGAAGATTTCCGATTCGTAAAAATAAAACCAATACTCGTAAAATTTTAAACGGGGCTTCGGGTGAAGACGAGGTAATCGGTTATCTTCCGTTTACTCAAAATCCCAAACTTATCAATCCGCCGGAAGGGATTATTCTCACAGCAAATCATCTGCCTACCTACGAACTCAAAGGTTATGGAAAACCCGAAGGTTATTGGCAAGAATCGGATCGGGGAAGAAGGATCTACGAACTTCTTTCCGGGAAAAAAAATTGGTCCGTGGACGATATGAAAAAAATCCAGACGGACATTCATTCTTTTTCCGCAAGAACCATGGTTCCTTTGATCTCTTTGGAACTTGAGTTGGATAAAAATTGGTCAGGAGTATTTCGAGAAGCTCTGGATGTCTATCGAAAGTTCGACGGGGAAAACACATTGGATTCGCCCGGAGCCACGATCTTTCATACGCTCAATCAATTCGTAATGTTGAATTTATGGATGGACGAATTCGGAGAATCGAATCTTCAAGTTTTCGGTCACACTGCGGAACGTTGGAATTCTTATAAGTCGATTCTTGCTAATCCGAAATCCGATTTTTGGGACGATCTTTCCACTCAGGATCTTCAAGAAACGAGAAGAGATATTCTCATCCGTTCTTTTGCACAAACGGTTCGTTATTTGTCCAAAGAACTTGGCGGTTCTCCCTCTTCTTGGAAATGGAAAAAGGCACACGAAATCACGTTTGAACATCCAATGGGAAAAGTTCCCCTTCTTGGTTTGATTTTCAATCAAGGACCATTCCCAGTCGCTTCGGGAGAAGCCGTGATCAATCTAATGAATCAAAAAGAAATCAATCCAAAGATGACACCTCGAGTAGGACCTTCCAAGCGAAGAATCATTGATCTTGTAAATCCTGAAAATTCTTGGTCAGTATTACCAACGGGAAATTCCGGAAATCTGGGCTCTCCTTTTTATGGCGACCAGATTCAAATGTTTCTGAACGGAGAACATCGCGCAATTCGATTTACACAGTCTCAAATTGAAAAAGACTCAAAGTATGTATTGAAATTTGTGCCACAGTGA